tgtggaagaacctatgtgcttgtaagtcactttggattaaaagcttctgccaaatgactaaaatgtaaatgtaaaatgtacatgtgccttcttcagcagaggaaccttgtgcgcgcagcaggattttaatccttcacggtgtagtgtgttaatGATGGGAGGGAGACTGgcagtgactttgtgtttcttccagttgtgaacttctcaccaagctgcttgcttattttcttgtagcccatcccagccttgtgtaggtctacaattttgtccctgatgtccttagacagctcctttgtcttggccatggtggaaatgttggaatctgattgtgtggacaggtgtcttttatacagctacatagcgatgtaacgagttgacacaggtgttttgggtaatgagttgagattaggagtgcttcttaatggaaaactaactggtctgtgggagccagaattattggtgattggtaggggatcaaatacttatttcatgcaaaaatacgataataaattaataaaattaatgttgttattgtggattattttgtgatattctgtctctcaatgttaaaatgtacctatgattaaaattctacaccgttccattctttgtaagtgggcaaacctacaaaatcagcaagggatgaaataattattgctcccactgtacatatTTATGGGGGATATGAGGATAGAAGAATTGCCTGACCTTgccgatatatatatatattgctcaTATCTAATTTTAAGGccagaacatacagtatatcatagCCAGAAAATGTGTAGGCATTCACCTCCCCCGCTTTCAAAATAAGCTGAAGGCGAGTGTGCAGTAGAGTAACTTTAGCCGTTACACATTCCCCCTGGCTATGATACATCCCAATGCACTAAtgttcttccctctccctctaaaTTCTGTACAGATTAGTAGACCTTCAGGACAACGCCGCAAACCATCTCAACGACTTGGAGAAATGCTGATGATAACAGAAGTCTGCTTATTGTTTGTGTTGATGGAAAAGGAGGACAAGAGAGCTCATTTTGTTTTGGCATATAAAAAAAGTGCTTTCAATGGGCGCTGAACCAATGGAAATACTGTACAAGCACATTACCGTGTTAGGGATTTATAGCCCAGTTACAGCGTTTTGAAAGGTGAGGGGAAATTTTAAggtacaagaccattgtaaatcccttcctatcattgaaaaaggcttactgacatgttgcctcatcctctgcctgtgtttatggtccTTAACTTTTgagtttcaacatcagcatgttcataggataaacagtgttgtggtttcagggtgtttgttgctgaaattcctctcttgaccgttagaagtatgaaattacctattgtacctttaagaaataaaaagggCCTGAAAAAAGCCTGCAAATGACAAATTGGAAAGGAGAAAGATTGTTCTGAGAGATATACTGTAAAACATAATGGCAAGGCATAGAGCTGTGCCATTAAACTGAGCCAGCAGAGGTCTCCAGATTCACACACCAGAAGTTTCTGGTGGGGAAACCAGACAGAAAGAGTGAAATATGATGGATGGTTACAGGTATCCATGTTGTTGCATATTATCGGTGTGGAATCCAACAGCGGTGCCGTCATCATTTAGGCAAAGCAGGCCGACGGTGCCGCAATGGGGCCTAAAACCAAAAACAGGGATGAAGCTGCAATGGTTTTTCAAAAATTCAACCGAACTTTGTGTAAAATACCTTTTAAAGTCTGAGAATTATTTTTGTGAAGCTCAGCAATCACGCCCTTTGGACCACTGACGATCAGCTTTCATATAAAACATGCCCCAGGCACGAACTAGTGGAAGAGCAAATCACTGTTGTCCTCGTTTGGAGTTGGAGGATAAAACTTGGCGACCCATTTCATGTATGGTGTAATGTACATTGTTCCTTATTTATCCTTGTATAGACTTCATTTTGTAACATTCAGATTTCTATTCTGGGATGCAGACATGGAAGGGGACAGATCTTAAGGGGTTATATGGAGACTgacatatgtacagtattaagTGCACAGGGCCAAAATGGTGGAATATTTACAGTTAATGGGGGGGATCTTGGGAGAACGAATTGACTTTACTCAGTATAAAATTATCTCATTAACTTAATTACTGTTGAGTAAATCATTGTCAATGTGTGATCAGTTTTAAATTAACCATAAACTGCCTTGTATTGTACTAAAGAAAAAACGATTTTCTAATCCTATATTCCATATTTATTGTCCTGTGACTAGGTTGAATTGCTTCCTGCCGTTACCATAAACACGCTAATCTTTCTGGCTTTTATTGGGTGGCTTGGGCTTCTTTTGCTGTTGTAGTCATACCTGTATGAACTTCCAATAAAACAGGATTGAAAAGGAGTCTGCCTTTTGTGAGAATCAATACTGTGAAATTtcatgcatttacattacattcagtaTTCAACACAGACTGAAAGAGGTAAAgtcaattaaaaattaaaacaataacaaaaacttCCACAACTAGGTTACAATAGTTTTAATTTAAACGTCATGTTCCCAGATTACAAGTAtattatatcatatattaaTGCCAATTTGCTCGTTTTATCACTGCGCAGTTATCAAACATGTACATATGTGCGCAGTAtacacatgtatgtatatgtttggctgtgtttaaATATAGTGGGATAAACAGTAAGAGACAGGGGGGacacataaataaacaagtgTGACAGGAGTAGATGTCCGTCTGTCTGGTTTCCAAGGACATCAGGTAACCCGACTGCACAAAAAATTAACAAAGAAATGATTTGGCGATGTTCAGAAAGGCTGTCCAGTGATACTGAATGTACGTTATAATTTACGGACACAGGCACATTCTACTTACATCCACTCTGCAATGGAAAACCAGGTTTTACACACATTCCTTACCAGAGACTGGTATTTCCAGAAGAGTACACAGCAGGTGTTCCATAATACTGACCGTTTGTCTCTTTTTCTGTCTATGCTCTGCTGGGGAATATCCTCAAAGAACATACAAAAAGTTTCCAGCGTAAATCCAACCCCAGCGCTTTAGCACATTCTAACTGTTACCTTCTACAATCCTGTGTTcacttaaaaatgcagttttaaagacATTCCAGAGAATTCTCTGAAGAAACGCATCCGTCACTGAATATGTGCCCATTGATCCAAGGCAATAGACCGCTATTGAACCATTTCTTAATTACAGAAACAGTTTTAGAAATGATCAAAAGCATTGACATTcctcaaaaaaatgataattatattaataaacgCACCCCCCCCAGCCTTGAGAAATGTTTTAGTAGTTCTTGAAGAGCAAATTGTCTGAAAATGACACAGTTCATAAGACTACACACTATAAATTCTTAAGGAATGGTAAAACAGACTATGTCCAGAATGAATACCTCCTACTGCTACAGTGGGCTGAGAATACCCTCAGAGTCCTAACCCAGTCTATCATGGATCATAGGATACAAGGAGCTGGCAGTTAATGCAATCTAAGGAGAACAACAACGGGAAAGGTTCTGTAATTGTAGGTTAAAGATGCTCCTTTTCATATCATGACAAGAATGACACATTCTTGCATAATTCTTGCTAAGAGCTATTCATTTTAAAGAGCTGTTAGTTTTGGGAAGAAATCAATCGGAACCTTAAAAGCAAGAGGTTCCGAAGCTTTGATTTAGCACAAATTGCGCGTGGCCTTACGTTCCAGGCAAGTACCGATTTACCTTTGTCATACCTTGTGCTACAAGTAGAACTGCTGAAGACAGCAAACTAAAAGCTGAAAACAGCCTAATAACTGCAGTCTGGCTCATataacaaacaaagcaaatgacATAATTACaacagcattaaaaaaatgcaacaaGGAAATGAGAAAAGGTCTAATTCAAGTTATGAGAAATGTGCAGGGAGGACACCTTTATGTTTGCCAAAATCAAATATCGTTTTCACATACACTGGCCTTTAAGCCGTTATGTACAACTATTATTGATCTCTTCTATAAAAAAGTTATAAGTActaaaaacacagacaaaacaacaatGAAAACCAAATGGACTTGgtcttgtttttgttctgacTTTTGTATTTCAAAATCTTGAAATACGTTGGCACTTGAGGGACTAAGcagaaaatgcagaaaatggCCGCCATATCTTCAGCCCTTTCCTTTAGCTGAGATAGCCCAGCCCTACGGCACCTCCGCTGCTCTTGGGAAAGTCTCCACTCCTGCACTGTCTATCAGACAATATCTAAACACGCTAAGGTTCAAAAGACAACATATTACAAACAAGGGAACACGATCAGGAATCTGTCCGATTTAGATTCTggaactggggaaaaaaaatagttAAGTaggctttacattacatgctaCAACAGTTGTGACAGATAAGATTTGACTCATAACACTGGTGGCACTTAAGACTTGGTTctctaataaaaaaaagagtcaAAATATTGAAAGCATACTATGACGCTTTGCCATACTTGGAAGTGTTTGGCAGGTAAATTAGACATGATTATTGTGTTAAAAACATTCTGAACACTCTGATATTGCCTTTCATTTTATATCATAACACATGGGTTAAAAAATTAATCTGCATACTCCAAGCTGCTTCTGTGTGATTGCCATATCTGAGACTTACTCAGGCATTTGAGTCAACTCATTGAaaagtgtgaatgagtgaagttCAACCCAAAGAGTTGTGGGCGTGAAATGGTATGCTAAGCGCAGATTATACATGAGAAAGCTGCATCGCCCATTTTAGAAGGATTGCCAAAGCTCCTTTAAAACAGGGGTCTCCCTCAAACTTGTCTTGAAGAGGAAACAAACAGTAGCAAAAAGAGGAATAGCAAATCTTCAAGTGTTAAAATTATTCTACACATTTTTTTTCGTTTGTGATAAAGAGGTTCTCCACAGCGAGCTCACTCTTCCGAACCAAAGCCTGCTTTCCACGCTCGCTCCGTCTCTGCGCTTCCGTAGAATGGAATTCTGGGTAGGCGTTGAGGACAAAGGCAGCAGCCGGTGTGGTGAGAGGTGGAACAGGGCTCGTGCCCCCCAGCCTCCGTGGCCCCTGGTGAaatcccctccctccacccctgtGACATCACGTTAACTTGTAGTCCTCTGTTGCTTCAGAACTGTGTACACGTCCTCCACCTTGCTCAGTCTCTCGAAAAACGGGATGAGATCCAGCAGCTCTGTGTCGGACATGTCGTCGAACCACGAGGCTACGGGAACCtaggagggacagacagacagacacacggacgTAACTAGAAGGGCTTCACAGCTGACTGTCCATCACAGGCTTCGCAAGTACTATAATATGCTTTTAaaggctaaaaaaaaaaaaaaataataataatattacaattaTCTGCATAATGACTGCTCTGTTTCTATTAGCTGGAGAAACTGTTCTAAGTGcaaacatatataatatatggcACGATACCAATAGCACAAGTATTGTATGACAATATAgatcaggcagtaagagcagttgtctggcagtcagagggttgccggttcgatcccccgcccgggctgtgtcgaagtgtccctgagcgagacacctaacccctaaaatgctcctgatgagctggtcggtgccttgcatggcagccaatcaccgttggtgtgtgagtgtgtgagtgtgtgtatgaatgggtgaatgagaagcatcaattgtacagcgctttggataaaggcgctatatatatatgccaaccatttaccatttaccaagtttTGTAAGTTCTCTATTATGACCAATTTGATTAAATTGTCTTATGGTTACATTGTCTATCcacaaacatgaataaatagCAGACAAAtccttaaaaataacaaaatatgaaaacattgatCTAACTACAGGCCTATATCCCTCactaatacataaataaaaatgttaaaacctGACTTCTGAAGATCTTGATTCTGTTGCATCTAAAATAATCCATACAGACCATGGAAGGTGTTACTTGACAAATATATGATGATTATTTCATGTCTTCCACCTCGCcagaataatgaaaaaatagagcAGAGCTGATCTAATCTTAGGTGCAGGGAGAACATTCTAACAAGCGGTCAGCCCCTGTGTCCATAGAGCGTTTCCACTCCCTGAGCCGAGGTTCTTATATTAATCAAGTCCATGAGCATCCTATCATAAAATGGTAGAAGCCATGACGCTGAGACTGAACATTGGCACCTTGGAAAAATCATTAAGGGCAAAATTTTgctctaaaataaaatgaacaggcTCGAAAATCTCATGTTCCACCATAATGATACCTCAAATCAGTATCAAAATCATGTCCTATCCTAATGATCCATTCAGATTTGACTTTGTACCTTATCTTTGTAAATTTAAGATTTACAGTCACAGTTCCCACTAACAGAAATGGAATATACTcaacataaattattttatcaaGATCAGATTCAGAACTTCAATATGTGAATTTCCCAGTTATTTTCACTACTTTCAGATAAATGTCATTAGTATAATTATGTAcgtacagtcactgagcactttattaggtatttattagacttattttctacttctactgttgtagcctatccacttcgatatatgatgtgtgtgttcagagatagtcttctgcataccactaatgtaatgcatggttatttgcgttactgtcaccttcctgtcagctttgaccagtctggacgtctctcattaataaggatACTgcagtctgcagaactgctgctcgctggatttttttgtttttttgtaccattctttgcaaactctagagacttgtgtgtgtgaaaatcccaggagatcagcagtttctgagatacttaaaccaccctgtctgccaccaacaattattccactgtcaaagtcacttagatcacatctcttccccattctgatggttgatgtgaacattaactgaagctcctgacccatatctacgtgattgtatgcattgccctgctgccacacaattggctgattagataatcgcatgaataagtaggtgtaaagtaaacatgttcctaataaagtaatgatttaataaatatgatttatatCCTCATTTGTTTAACCAGGAAGTCTGATTGAGAGAGAcatgtatttttaaagagaGAGCTGGCCAAGACGGGAGTAGCACAGACATTTTCAGTTAAATGCACTTTGCtgtgaaatacatttctcataGCTTTCCAAAATGTCCACATATTTCTATTATATTGTAGTATATAACATTTCTGAGAGAAGTATGAGAATGACAGTGTCCCTGGCACTCTCTGTCCCCccaaaacctttttaaaatgtggagCCCTGCAGTGCAGCCTTCTTATAGGCTTAAAGACTGATGGATTCACTCAATATGTCGACCTGTATAGACGACGAAAACACAGTATGTAGCCGACACACTCTCAAAGATGAAAGCCTGCATTCTCAGCACTAACCCCAACCACTTTAAAAGGACCAATGCATCTCAGAAACAGTGAAAAACCACACAAAAGCTTCCACATGCAGTTCATAGCccatctgaaaacaaaaaaactgaatttaaagCAATGACCACCTGGTTATGCATTAATCACACCCAGACGCCAACTGAATAAGGACATATTGATATcaatatgtacaaaaaatatatatgccaTTTGCCTCGACCAATGCTTCCAGAATCAATTCACAagaactataaaaataaaatatagaaactgatataaaaatgacattaaaaaacAGTGCAGCAGCAAATTCCTCaccaatacaataatacaatcaaCAGAATGTTAACATGTAAcgtaacataaaacataaaacttgcataaagaacataaaaaaatgtaccaAGCTACCTGTACCCACTGTACAAtaagagacacaaacacacacctgttaccCAGAATACCATGgcctctgaacacagaacccaGCTTTCCCACAAAAAACACCACCTGACTTCTTCAGCATTTTACCGAAAACCCTTAAAAATCAGCCAACAAAATCTTGTACATTCATCTGCACAGCAAGCTGAAAACATTTGTGCATTGTACAGAAACCAAGCAAAGTACCAGTGTAAAGTTAGGATTGACTACACAACAtgagaatgggccaaaataatGAGTCAACAGAGTTTGCCCTCTACAGATCATTAGCAAACCGCTAACATGTTCACAGATCTCCCAAACAGAGCAAACTCCAAACACACCGCCAGCTGTGATAACAGATGCTATTCTCACTCGACTCATTTGATTCCACCTTTATACCGAGCCTTTTTCCAATGCGCACTCTGTCTTTTTCAGCGGATTGTGATGGACCAGCATGTATCAACTTTACCCTTTTCTGTTTTGACTCTGGTGGGTGGGGATTAGTTTAGATCAGTTTGAGCTGATGGTTTGCCAACCATGTACTATTTCTCATTACAAATGCCATGCTACATAAGCAGCTCTGAGGAGAGTGGCCGATACAGAACAAGCTATAGAAGGTTCTAGTTCAGACACATCGGGATAGAAAAGGGGTACCAACAGCATTGTCTGGGTGGAAGATGTAGGAGGCGGGGGAGTTGTCCACGATGATGACTTTGTTGAGGTCTCGGCCCAGGCGGCTCAGGTCCTTGACGTAGTTTCCACGGTGAAACACGCAGGACTCGCGGAAGAGACGACTCCGGAAGGCTCCCCACTTGTCCAGCAGGTCTGACACAGGGTCTGCGTACTGACCGACCAATCAGGCGGGGGCGCAACACAGCCAGACGGCCACCAGGGGGAGGTGAGtgaacacagagccacacagagcgTTAATGAGCCTGTGTCATCACCAACCCCAATGCATTTACACTATACATTAGGTCACAACATACGCATGTAGTATATGTGCTTTACTCATATTTATAAATAGGAAAATGGTAATATTTCTGGTGTTATCCTTTCCTCCTGGGTATGTATAGACACCAAAACTGGAAGTGAGACATAGGGATTATGTTCTGCATGGACATTCTCTTCAAGTTCAATTCTGAATGGCAGCCCACAAAACAAATAGttacagttttttgtattagcacAGCACAAGAGATACGATATCCACAACATTTCACATCACAACATTCAATGTATTACGGAAGACCAGTTTAAGCAAAAGCTTTTACGTATATTAGCAGATAAAacgaaataaaatgtttatcttttttaacCATATTTTTACTGTAGAACCCCTATGTGGTCAGCCTTTTTGGCCGTAAAAAACTGTTGTTTACCAATTTCAACAAAAGATCAAAACTATTGTGAATGACAGTATATTGTGGATAACAATTTATCTAATATTTTAGTTATATAgaatgtttaaaatgtgcaaTACCATTTGGTCAAAAGAATTGCACCATAAAACAACTTATATAATAAAAGTACAAtaagtaacataacataatggcgagaacaggccattacGCCCAGCATTGCCCTCCTTTTTACTACCATTACAGTGTACTACTGCTTAGTTAGCTAAATAGCATCTAGCACCTTATCAAGCCCAGTcttgaaaacatccagtgtttctgcctccactacatatcCTGGCAatctattccacacagtgactgttttttctctgtgaaaaaatacttccaaaaATCGGTGTGGAATtcatcctttgccaatttccattcattttgccaaccaaactcaccctgaagtattagctgtagttcactttgtcaatccctttaattaatttaaaggcCTAAGTCTCATTTTACtaagattaaataaattaagcttaagtctttcctcataacttttatcttgtatacatggaatcaatgtggttgcccttctttgaacatTTTCCAGCACCTCTATATTTTTCTTATCGTGTGGTCCACAGAAGAGCACACAGTACTCAGCACAAGTGTGGTCTGACAAGGGTATTATAGAAGgcgagtataacttccttggactcAATATTTTTGGTTATGTATTctagcatcctgttggcctGCTACTGCACATTAACTACAgcctgaaaggctttgatcaaCTATTACCCCAAGTCTTTTACAACTTGGCTACTGCTGGTGATTTATGCTTGAACCCAGAGGATGCCATAAAGCATCATATGGCATCGTAAAGCAATCCCTTTAATCTCCATCGAATAACTCTTATTTCACAACATAGGAtcgctttctttttttatttcctgttaaGCAGTGGACACTTGCGACTCCATGTCCAATTGACTGACAGCAAACCACAGCTACATTTCACTACATTGAATCTGTTTTAGTAGTacatcagcagcagtagtataTGCTGAAAACACACAGTACTGAGAAGATGCTGTAGGCTGTAACACTTCAGAAACAAGATGTATTCAGCAGGAGAGGGACTTCAAGCCATACTTCATTCTACTGATGAAGTTGATGGCCCAGGAGGTGAAAGTGAAAGGGAATTAGTCTGTATTGATTGACATTTCCTGATAGGGACAAGTCTTGAGAACAAAATTTGGGGCTATCAATGACATAAAACTGACGGTAATGGGGAAAACCACCGACGGGCTTGGACAGTTAATGGTCTTACCTTGGCTAGGCTGGCAGTgaataacacacactcaaacagctCTCCCATCCGTCTGAGAAACTCATCCACATGTGGTCGCTTCAGCACGTACACCTGAATGAAAGAGATCAGAAATGAGCGGAGCTTTGCCCTAACAAAGGGCCGTCTGTGTGGACTGCGGACTGGCTTTGGCAGGGCCACAGAAACAATGCACTACACAGGACAATGCAAGGCAAGCCTGCAGTTCATATTCTGCTATGGTGCGTATGGTGGGCTGGCCAACCATCAGCATCAGGCCCTACACTGCAGAGAACCAATCACAGGGCCAAATCTGCCAAGTCCCCTTCTGCTATTGGTCACCCGCTGTCTACTGCTTGTTAGCATGTAAATATCCAAAGGATTTataaatacacgcacacacacacacacacacacatactttctctcgctctcattctctctctcacacacacacacccacagtcatTACACAACCATTGGAAGCTAGCTAGTGGTGAGGGGAAACACGCAATATTAATTCCCAAAAGACTGCCCTTTCCaggacacatacactcactcatacagaGCAGTTAGGCAGCTCACATTCCACCGGATAAAGACAGACATTTCAATAAGCCGTCCAAGGAATATAAAATGATGTAATGCTCAACATATGTGTGTAGAAGGAAACACGCCCAGCGACAAAAACACTAAAGCACATTAAACTTCCCAACCCAAgtgcacccctcccccaccctccagaGCCCATCTCAATCCTACccgcccacccacccaccctccaGAGCTCAACCCAATTCCACCCGTCCACCCTAGGGAGATCCAGCAGCTGTGGCCGTGCTCCTGAACCAAGTCATCCGGAATAGGCTTTCCCTCTAAAACAAGCCTATCCTGGATTACTTGAAACAGGCCCAGGCCTGGGGTCTAAGGGCTTCTCTGTGTCCCTGCCGAGGGCAGCTGGAGCTTCAGCCACCAACAGCTTCATCCACTGCTGCTCCTGGGGGGCACTTTCTGCTTCTGAATGATGCTTACATGCAAAATGCTATGCAATCtcttttcatgaaataatgtaGGAATCAGATGTTCTGTAAGCAAATTCCCTCATGAAACATTCTCAGCAGTTATTAGTATTCTCTCAGCAGTGAAAGGTGTACTGATGCTGATGCTGTCGGGGTCCAGACTGGGACACGGGCACCATTTTGATGTATTGCAGTTTTTCCCCTTCTGGAAGGGGTCGAGACTGTGCCTGTAGCGGGCCACATTTGGACGCCTGTCCCGCAGTTGAACAGCCCTGTTTTAGGAGCAGGAGCTGTGTGGCGGGCCAAGATTGATGGTCAGAGAGTTCTGAGAAGGCAGACAGCGTGATGCCATTTTGTCAGGGGGCCTGAAATAGCCTGCCTGCTGCTCTGCCCCATCAGAGGCCTGTGTGAttttggggagggggatggtgggggtaaCGCAGGCACACAGAAGTGGAGACGCTTTGCTGCCACTTGACACCCCTGTCCCCACAGGGCTGCCAGCTACACCACAcagctccctccccctctctgaggTACGGCCAACTAGTGGTCACCTTTACCAAgacaagagtgtgtgtgcagtgtgagtgtgtgtctgagtgagagtgtgtgtctctgcaagcgtgtatgcaggtgtgaatctgtgtgagtgtgtgtccgtgtgtttgtacgtgtgtacgtgtgtgcgcaaGTTGCTGCGGCTGGCTTACCTGATGAACCGTTCCATCAATCTCCACTGGAATGATAAAATCAGCATTGTTCACTGGCTGTTttagaaaagcaaaaaaatgaaagtaatttaAATCTTGGTGAAAGAAATGCAATCAGCAGAGATGTATGGGAAATAAGagcttttaatttaaaatggccgccgaggTCAGGGCCACAGGTCTGAGTACCGTGAAGGAGAACAGGAAGAGGCTCACATTTGGACCAAATTCTACCCAAATCAGAACTAGGACTGATAAATGGTGTTTTAAATAACTACAGC
This region of Conger conger chromosome 17, fConCon1.1, whole genome shotgun sequence genomic DNA includes:
- the ctdsp1 gene encoding carboxy-terminal domain RNA polymerase II polypeptide A small phosphatase 1 isoform X2: MEHPSSSVITQVSRDEEVNAPLREKRTSAHVASSKKPRNRGLFHSLFCCVCHDEADQLPVNNNAPLLVEENGTVSKVPAKPLLPQIKSKDAGKICVVIDLDETLVHSSFKPVNNADFIIPVEIDGTVHQVYVLKRPHVDEFLRRMGELFECVLFTASLAKYADPVSDLLDKWGAFRSRLFRESCVFHRGNYVKDLSRLGRDLNKVIIVDNSPASYIFHPDNAVPVASWFDDMSDTELLDLIPFFERLSKVEDVYTVLKQQRTTS